The Acidimicrobiales bacterium genome window below encodes:
- a CDS encoding Zn-ribbon domain-containing OB-fold protein: protein MADRPVPLPDNVSRSYWEAAGRGELLFQECPQCGQRQLYPRALCTGCAGTPVWRAASGRGTVHTFTVIRQNWAEPFREMLPYVVAMVELAEGPRLMSNVTDCAPEDVHIGMPVEAWFLPVEDGVAVPMFRPLSA, encoded by the coding sequence ATGGCCGACCGCCCCGTACCGCTGCCCGACAACGTCTCGCGCTCCTACTGGGAGGCGGCGGGCCGCGGCGAGCTGCTGTTCCAGGAATGCCCTCAGTGCGGGCAGCGCCAGCTCTACCCCCGCGCCCTGTGCACCGGGTGCGCCGGCACACCCGTGTGGCGCGCGGCGTCGGGCCGGGGGACCGTGCACACCTTCACCGTCATCCGTCAGAACTGGGCCGAGCCGTTCCGGGAGATGCTCCCGTACGTCGTGGCCATGGTCGAGCTGGCCGAGGGCCCGCGCCTCATGTCCAACGTGACCGACTGCGCCCCCGAGGACGTCCACATCGGCATGCCGGTCGAGGCGTGGTTCCTCCCCGTGGAGGACGGAGTGGCGGTGCCGATGTTCCGTCCCCTGTCGGCGTGA